One part of the Thermodesulfobacterium commune DSM 2178 genome encodes these proteins:
- the ppsA gene encoding phosphoenolpyruvate synthase, which produces MSDQKPLILWFDQISKDDVPLVGGKNASLGEMYSKLTEKGIKVPYGFAVTAEAYRYFIKENHLDDKIKEILKGLDTHDVLDLQKRGKKIRTLLLKAKMPEKLETAIRDAYAELEKRYGKNTDVAVRSSATAEDLPDASFAGQQETFLNIRGVDNVVKYVQKCFASLFTDRAISYREDKGFDHFSIYISVAIQKMVRSDAACSGVMFTLDTESGFRDVVYITGTWGLGEALVQGKVTPDEYYVFKPTLKQGFRPILSKKLGSKHLKMVYGEDPKHPVKTVKTTKDERLSFVLSDEEILKLAKWAMIIEEHYERPMDIEWAKDGDGKTIGTGEIFIVQARPETVHAIKEYKYYEVYKLKGEGRVICTGKAVGSKIGQGKARVILSLNEIANFKPGEILVTEMTDPDWEPIMKKASAIITDRGGRTCHAAIVSRELGIPCIVGTENATKLINTGDKITVDCSQGEIGRVLEGLVDYEVERIDLEKLPETRTKIMMNVGIPEQAFAQAQIPNDGVGLARIEFIIGSHIGIHPLALLNYEKLKEEAKKDKEIEKVVAVIEERAYNYANKADFYVDKLAQGIAMIGAAFYPKDVIVRLSDFKTNEYANLVGGYLYEPVEHNPMLGWRGASRYYDPKFEPAFALECKAIKKARDEMGLTNIKVMVPFCRTVEEGERVIKVMEKYGLKQGENGLEIYVMAEIPSNVILAEEFAKIFDGFSIGSNDLTQLTLGLDRDSELVSHIYDERNPAIKILIKQLIETAHKFGRKVGICGQAPSDFPDFAAFLVECGIDSMSLSPDTVIKTRLLVAEKEKELKKKK; this is translated from the coding sequence ATGAGTGATCAAAAACCTTTGATTCTATGGTTTGATCAGATTTCCAAAGACGATGTACCTTTGGTTGGCGGTAAAAACGCCTCTTTGGGAGAGATGTATTCTAAACTTACAGAAAAAGGAATTAAGGTGCCTTATGGTTTTGCGGTAACTGCAGAGGCCTATCGATATTTTATAAAAGAAAACCATTTAGACGATAAGATAAAAGAAATTTTAAAAGGGCTTGATACTCATGACGTATTAGATCTACAAAAAAGAGGTAAGAAGATCAGGACCCTTCTTCTTAAGGCTAAAATGCCAGAGAAACTTGAGACTGCTATAAGAGATGCCTATGCTGAGCTTGAGAAAAGATATGGCAAGAATACCGATGTAGCTGTCAGGTCTTCTGCTACCGCTGAAGATTTGCCAGATGCCTCGTTTGCCGGACAACAAGAGACCTTTCTTAACATCAGAGGGGTAGATAATGTCGTAAAATATGTCCAAAAGTGTTTTGCCTCTCTTTTTACCGACAGAGCCATTTCCTACAGAGAGGATAAAGGGTTTGATCATTTTTCTATTTACATCTCAGTAGCCATACAAAAGATGGTAAGAAGTGATGCCGCTTGTTCAGGAGTTATGTTTACCTTAGATACAGAAAGCGGTTTTAGAGATGTGGTCTACATCACAGGCACCTGGGGATTAGGAGAAGCCTTGGTTCAGGGTAAGGTCACCCCTGATGAATATTATGTTTTTAAGCCTACCCTTAAACAGGGGTTTCGTCCTATCCTTTCTAAAAAGTTAGGTTCGAAACACCTTAAGATGGTTTATGGAGAGGACCCAAAACATCCGGTTAAGACAGTTAAAACCACCAAAGACGAAAGATTAAGCTTTGTGCTTTCTGATGAAGAAATTTTAAAACTTGCCAAATGGGCGATGATCATCGAAGAACACTATGAACGGCCTATGGATATAGAGTGGGCTAAAGACGGAGATGGAAAAACTATCGGCACAGGAGAGATTTTTATCGTTCAGGCAAGACCTGAAACGGTACACGCCATCAAGGAGTATAAATATTATGAAGTCTATAAACTTAAAGGAGAAGGTAGGGTTATCTGCACCGGTAAGGCTGTAGGAAGTAAGATAGGGCAGGGGAAAGCTCGAGTTATCCTTAGCTTAAACGAAATTGCAAATTTTAAACCAGGGGAGATTTTGGTAACTGAGATGACAGACCCTGATTGGGAACCTATCATGAAAAAAGCCTCTGCCATCATTACCGATAGAGGCGGAAGAACCTGCCATGCAGCCATAGTTTCTCGAGAATTGGGAATACCCTGTATCGTAGGTACAGAAAATGCTACCAAACTTATCAACACCGGAGATAAAATTACCGTTGATTGCTCTCAAGGCGAGATAGGAAGAGTTTTAGAAGGGTTGGTAGACTATGAAGTTGAAAGGATAGACCTTGAGAAACTTCCTGAAACCAGGACCAAAATCATGATGAATGTAGGTATCCCTGAACAAGCCTTTGCTCAGGCACAGATACCAAACGATGGAGTAGGTCTTGCTCGTATAGAGTTTATCATCGGGTCTCATATAGGGATCCATCCTCTGGCGTTGCTTAACTATGAAAAGTTGAAAGAAGAGGCTAAAAAGGATAAGGAAATCGAAAAGGTAGTAGCTGTGATCGAAGAAAGAGCTTATAACTATGCCAATAAGGCTGATTTTTATGTAGATAAACTGGCTCAAGGTATTGCGATGATAGGTGCTGCCTTTTATCCTAAGGATGTTATCGTGAGACTTTCAGATTTTAAGACCAATGAATATGCTAACCTGGTGGGAGGATATCTCTATGAGCCAGTAGAGCATAACCCGATGTTAGGTTGGAGAGGGGCTTCAAGGTATTATGACCCTAAGTTTGAACCTGCCTTTGCTTTAGAGTGCAAGGCTATCAAGAAGGCCAGAGACGAAATGGGGCTTACCAACATCAAAGTTATGGTGCCCTTCTGCAGGACGGTAGAAGAAGGGGAAAGGGTTATTAAGGTGATGGAAAAATATGGGCTTAAACAGGGAGAAAACGGGTTAGAGATATATGTGATGGCTGAAATACCAAGCAACGTTATCTTGGCAGAAGAATTTGCCAAGATTTTTGACGGTTTTTCGATAGGGTCTAACGATTTAACCCAGCTTACCTTGGGATTAGACAGAGACTCAGAGTTAGTGTCCCACATCTATGACGAAAGAAACCCAGCCATCAAAATTTTGATAAAACAACTTATTGAAACTGCCCATAAGTTCGGAAGAAAGGTCGGAATCTGTGGACAGGCACCCAGTGATTTTCCTGATTTTGCTGCGTTTTTGGTAGAATGTGGGATCGATTCTATGAGCCTTTCCCCAGATACTGTAATTAAAACCAGGCTTTTGGTTGCTGAGAAAGAAAAGGAGTTAAAAAAGAAAAAGTGA
- a CDS encoding AAA family ATPase, whose protein sequence is MRPLFLSIKGFGPYLDVKISEQDFKKLNDSRLFLISGEIGAGKTTLFDAIVYALYGTTTIEKRDPKALVSHLVQHQANLLPEIEFKFFLDGKEYRIIRRLPFKEKGKKLSLWIEGKFFSDKEKEVNSKIQSLIGLNAEQFKKVFLIPQGEYRKILLAEKKEREELFKIIFDTFLFAELEEFFKLSLKELQNQIKSNLDRENQIKKLANINELKELEDQIKETKKNLSTLEAEVKNLTKERETLSQEISTKQTLLSDLKTFREVLQGLENLFALENEIKQKENRLELLNTVKDYLPFYEDFKKFKQEIWKVRFKIKDLSAKKIKLSAVLNTLSQNLSQVLSQIPEIEDLKLKVKELKQLEEKLKEKTALEISVDQLSKEVQSKDEEIFSIREEIKKLKQLLEENSEKLNLLLKIQSWLNEEKQIRQLLEKFTKLNHFLSKKPELENKVANLSTEIEKLEKQKQEFEVKNLALTVAKALEEGKPCPVCGSTSHPSPITDKNFTEELNNLEKILTEKKRDFEHYKTQFQTLEIRIDTLQTELSPYQEEELKEKLAQIEAQKSAYPELVSQYQKNPMIIKILEGKIKEQKNILSKKETEEKDLSLALENQRKKLLLSKGRLEELTNSLKALLTEEISLEALKRKIVTEEKKITEFETQKTDLEKQINSLTNQKTAIEQDLKNQKEFLQHLLTNYKAKVFKLLPLKRQKIINRWDEFEELKPEIGKIQTLEAEIKDFYQKKERLTAEKEKLTQKLESLGLKNLEEIEAQLEVISQNLEALTQKKERLELTFKRLNQEIGIAYQKLEQLEGYLKEYQELGKERERLEKRFGFLSKLCDLISGKNPKGISFHSFVVSMFARTIFQRANEYLKEFSFGRYTFVEDMFLQKNVSIEVFDVYTGTKREVKTLSGGESFIATLALALGTSDVITYLFKTKPFESLFIDEGFGSLDEKTLEKVITILLGLSEKSGRIIGVISHLEYMKEVFPLVLEVVKDRSLGSKIRLIQK, encoded by the coding sequence ATGCGTCCTTTATTTCTTTCTATCAAAGGGTTTGGTCCTTATTTAGACGTTAAAATCAGCGAACAGGATTTTAAAAAGTTAAACGACAGCAGGTTGTTTCTGATCTCAGGAGAGATAGGTGCAGGGAAAACCACACTTTTCGATGCCATCGTTTATGCTCTTTACGGAACCACTACCATAGAAAAGCGAGACCCAAAGGCCCTTGTTTCTCACCTTGTCCAACACCAGGCTAACCTCCTGCCAGAAATAGAGTTTAAGTTTTTCTTAGACGGAAAAGAATACAGAATCATAAGAAGGCTTCCTTTCAAAGAAAAAGGTAAAAAATTAAGTCTATGGATAGAAGGCAAATTTTTTTCTGACAAAGAAAAAGAGGTCAACAGTAAAATACAGTCTTTGATAGGGCTTAATGCCGAGCAGTTTAAAAAGGTCTTTCTTATTCCTCAAGGAGAGTATCGTAAAATACTTCTTGCAGAAAAAAAGGAAAGAGAAGAGCTTTTTAAGATCATCTTTGACACCTTTTTGTTTGCCGAGTTAGAAGAGTTTTTTAAACTTAGTCTAAAAGAACTCCAAAACCAGATCAAGTCAAACTTAGACCGGGAAAACCAGATCAAAAAACTGGCTAACATTAACGAATTAAAAGAACTGGAAGATCAAATAAAAGAAACCAAAAAAAATCTTTCAACCTTAGAGGCAGAGGTTAAAAACCTTACTAAGGAAAGAGAAACTCTAAGTCAGGAAATATCAACCAAACAAACCCTCTTGTCTGACCTAAAAACCTTTCGTGAGGTTTTACAAGGGTTAGAGAATCTCTTTGCCTTAGAAAATGAGATAAAACAAAAAGAAAACAGGTTAGAACTTTTAAACACTGTTAAAGATTATTTGCCTTTTTATGAAGACTTTAAAAAATTTAAACAGGAAATATGGAAAGTAAGGTTTAAAATCAAAGATCTTTCTGCCAAAAAAATAAAACTATCTGCAGTTTTAAACACCCTTTCCCAAAATCTCTCCCAAGTTTTATCTCAAATTCCAGAAATAGAAGACCTGAAGTTAAAAGTAAAGGAGTTGAAACAGTTAGAAGAAAAGCTTAAAGAAAAAACAGCGTTAGAAATATCAGTCGATCAACTTTCTAAGGAGGTTCAGTCTAAAGACGAAGAAATTTTTTCAATCCGGGAAGAAATTAAAAAACTTAAACAACTCCTTGAGGAAAACTCAGAAAAATTAAACCTTTTATTAAAAATTCAAAGCTGGCTTAACGAAGAAAAACAAATTAGACAGCTCTTAGAAAAGTTTACTAAACTAAACCATTTCTTAAGTAAAAAACCTGAATTAGAAAACAAAGTAGCTAATCTTTCTACTGAAATAGAGAAGTTAGAAAAGCAAAAACAGGAGTTTGAGGTTAAAAACCTTGCTTTAACGGTTGCTAAAGCTTTAGAAGAAGGAAAACCTTGCCCTGTCTGTGGGTCAACCTCTCATCCCTCTCCCATCACCGATAAAAACTTTACTGAAGAATTAAACAATCTAGAAAAAATTTTAACAGAGAAAAAAAGGGATTTTGAACACTACAAAACTCAGTTTCAAACCTTGGAGATAAGGATTGACACATTACAAACTGAGCTCTCCCCTTATCAGGAAGAAGAATTAAAAGAAAAATTAGCCCAAATAGAAGCACAAAAAAGTGCTTATCCAGAGCTTGTTTCCCAGTATCAAAAGAATCCTATGATCATTAAAATCCTTGAAGGTAAAATCAAAGAACAAAAAAATATCCTTTCTAAAAAAGAAACAGAAGAAAAAGACCTCTCTTTAGCCTTAGAAAACCAAAGAAAGAAGCTTTTGCTATCAAAAGGACGCCTGGAAGAATTAACAAATAGTTTAAAAGCTCTCCTTACAGAAGAGATAAGTTTAGAAGCTTTAAAAAGAAAAATCGTTACCGAAGAAAAAAAGATTACTGAGTTTGAAACCCAAAAAACCGACTTAGAAAAACAGATAAACAGCCTTACCAACCAAAAAACCGCGATAGAACAGGACTTAAAAAACCAAAAAGAATTTTTGCAGCATCTTTTAACAAACTATAAAGCTAAGGTTTTTAAACTGTTACCCCTAAAAAGACAAAAAATTATAAACCGGTGGGACGAGTTTGAGGAACTAAAACCTGAGATAGGTAAAATCCAAACCTTAGAAGCTGAAATAAAAGATTTTTATCAGAAAAAAGAAAGGCTTACAGCAGAAAAGGAAAAATTAACCCAAAAGCTTGAAAGTTTAGGCCTAAAAAACTTAGAGGAAATAGAAGCTCAACTTGAGGTAATCAGTCAGAATTTAGAAGCATTGACCCAAAAAAAAGAAAGGTTAGAACTTACCTTTAAACGCCTAAATCAGGAAATAGGGATAGCCTATCAAAAGTTAGAGCAACTTGAGGGTTATCTCAAAGAATACCAAGAGTTAGGGAAAGAAAGAGAAAGATTAGAAAAAAGATTTGGTTTTTTAAGTAAACTCTGTGATCTTATTTCAGGGAAAAACCCTAAAGGGATCTCTTTTCATTCCTTTGTAGTTTCTATGTTTGCAAGGACTATTTTTCAAAGGGCTAACGAATATCTGAAGGAGTTTTCCTTTGGAAGGTATACCTTTGTAGAGGACATGTTTTTGCAAAAAAACGTCTCAATCGAGGTGTTTGACGTTTATACAGGAACCAAGAGGGAGGTTAAGACCCTTTCAGGAGGTGAGTCTTTTATAGCTACCCTTGCCCTTGCCCTTGGAACTTCAGACGTTATCACCTATCTTTTTAAAACCAAGCCTTTTGAGTCTCTGTTTATAGACGAAGGGTTTGGTAGCTTGGATGAAAAAACCTTAGAAAAAGTGATAACCATCCTGCTTGGTCTGTCTGAAAAAAGTGGAAGGATTATCGGGGTTATCTCCCATCTTGAATACATGAAAGAGGTCTTTCCATTGGTTTTGGAGGTGGTAAAAGACCGTAGTCTTGGCAGTAAAATCAGGTTGATACAGAAGTAG
- the smpB gene encoding SsrA-binding protein SmpB codes for MKVVCTNKKAYHLYNIEETYEAGIQLYGCEVKSLRLGRANLNDSFARIVNGEVFLYNMHISPYPHSREAQNLDPTRTRKLLLKKSEIKRLAGKVQERGYTLIPTKVYFNERGLAKVELALAKGKKVYDRREDIKKRDLERELSRKYKIK; via the coding sequence ATGAAAGTAGTGTGCACCAACAAAAAGGCCTATCATCTATATAACATCGAAGAAACCTATGAAGCTGGGATCCAGCTTTATGGATGTGAAGTCAAATCATTAAGATTAGGCAGGGCTAATCTTAACGACAGTTTTGCCAGGATTGTCAACGGAGAGGTATTTCTCTATAACATGCACATAAGTCCCTATCCACACAGCAGAGAAGCCCAAAACCTTGATCCCACCCGCACAAGAAAACTTTTGCTAAAAAAATCGGAAATCAAAAGGTTGGCAGGAAAGGTGCAGGAAAGAGGTTATACCCTTATTCCTACCAAAGTCTACTTTAACGAAAGAGGATTGGCTAAGGTAGAGTTAGCCTTAGCTAAAGGTAAAAAAGTCTATGACCGCAGAGAAGACATCAAAAAAAGGGATCTTGAACGAGAACTTTCAAGAAAATATAAAATAAAATAA